A genome region from Akkermansiaceae bacterium includes the following:
- a CDS encoding DNA cytosine methyltransferase, whose product MTAKKKTTLLSRKPTHPKKAATREKAQAKSSSLQEDEKHYIARPLRFIDLFCGIGGFRIAFEKAGGECVFSSDYEKHI is encoded by the coding sequence ATGACCGCCAAGAAAAAAACAACCCTTTTGAGTAGAAAGCCCACCCACCCAAAGAAGGCTGCGACGCGGGAGAAAGCGCAGGCGAAAAGCTCAAGCCTTCAGGAGGACGAGAAGCATTACATCGCGCGTCCTCTCCGCTTTATCGATCTCTTCTGCGGCATCGGCGGCTTCCGCATCGCCTTCGAGAAAGCGGGGGGTGAATGCGTGTTTTCGAGCGATTACGAAAAACATATATGA
- a CDS encoding PIN domain-containing protein, which yields MASFSLDTSFVLRILTESPDSQLPAALSFYEEQRQDGSQLFISDLVLSECYFALQFHFGFTKADALAALKALTAQAPVAITPSARKVFGLPNLSQTKPGFIDRLIHGAAHGDGQTLVTFEKAAKKLPNTLVLVST from the coding sequence ATGGCTTCCTTCTCCCTCGATACCTCCTTCGTCCTGCGCATTCTCACCGAAAGCCCTGACTCCCAATTGCCCGCCGCCCTCTCCTTCTACGAAGAGCAACGCCAGGACGGCAGCCAACTCTTCATCTCCGACCTCGTGCTTTCCGAATGCTACTTCGCGCTCCAGTTTCATTTCGGCTTCACCAAGGCCGATGCCCTGGCGGCGCTCAAAGCCCTCACCGCGCAAGCTCCCGTTGCAATCACGCCCTCCGCAAGGAAGGTCTTCGGTCTCCCGAACCTTTCCCAAACGAAACCCGGCTTCATCGACCGACTCATCCACGGAGCCGCCCACGGAGACGGCCAGACCTTGGTCACCTTTGAGAAGGCCGCGAAAAAGCTGCCCAACACCCTGGTTCTGGTTTCAACGTAG
- a CDS encoding HNH endonuclease: MNLYHKLRFGQMDKRQKVIVELANKIGRTPDAVAMKLVNLASLDPTLKLRGIMGLPGSSQLDREVWEEYHANAAELIPMAQGMFDALFVKDELDTTEVLPGKGIRVVRRPPMGSTESSSVTKRRIGQDYFREVVLNNYNGCCGVTGLPVRELLVASHILPWSEHAAERLNVSNGISLNRLHDSAFDRYLISFDDELRLLLSPKLKSLLPTESVAYHFEAYEGKTLSLPTDGFPPNLSFLSSHRKKLARN, encoded by the coding sequence CTGAACCTTTATCACAAGCTCCGCTTCGGACAGATGGACAAGCGTCAGAAGGTGATTGTCGAGCTGGCGAATAAAATCGGGCGCACTCCGGATGCGGTGGCGATGAAACTCGTCAACCTAGCGTCACTTGATCCGACCCTTAAGCTGAGAGGAATCATGGGGCTCCCCGGCAGCAGCCAGTTGGATCGTGAAGTGTGGGAGGAATACCATGCCAATGCCGCCGAGTTGATTCCGATGGCGCAAGGGATGTTCGATGCGCTCTTCGTTAAGGACGAACTCGATACGACCGAGGTTCTTCCAGGCAAAGGAATTCGCGTCGTAAGGCGACCGCCGATGGGAAGCACCGAGTCCTCTTCAGTAACGAAACGGCGGATCGGGCAGGATTACTTCCGCGAAGTCGTTCTGAACAATTATAACGGCTGTTGCGGCGTCACCGGCTTACCGGTCAGGGAATTGCTCGTTGCCTCCCACATATTGCCATGGAGCGAACACGCGGCTGAGCGTCTCAATGTCAGCAACGGCATAAGCCTGAATCGCCTCCATGATTCTGCATTCGACCGTTATCTCATCAGCTTTGATGACGAACTCAGGCTGCTCCTTTCTCCTAAGTTGAAATCTCTTCTTCCTACGGAATCCGTCGCCTATCATTTTGAGGCATACGAGGGCAAAACTCTCAGTTTGCCCACCGACGGCTTCCCTCCCAACCTGTCGTTTCTCTCAAGCCATCGAAAGAAGCTGGCGAGGAACTGA
- a CDS encoding AbrB/MazE/SpoVT family DNA-binding domain-containing protein, with translation MKATLTSKGQITVPVKIREQLNLRTGDKLDFQIEGTSIKVSPARKKGTLEELMNILPRAKRSYTVEEMNEGIAQGACDGGS, from the coding sequence ATGAAAGCAACCCTCACCAGCAAAGGCCAAATCACCGTGCCGGTGAAGATCCGGGAACAGCTCAACCTCCGCACCGGCGACAAACTGGATTTCCAGATCGAAGGGACTTCAATCAAAGTGTCTCCCGCTAGGAAAAAGGGGACATTGGAGGAACTCATGAACATCCTCCCACGGGCAAAACGCAGCTACACTGTGGAGGAAATGAACGAAGGCATCGCACAAGGAGCTTGTGATGGAGGCTCTTGA
- a CDS encoding type II toxin-antitoxin system VapC family toxin — translation MEALDTNILVRIATRDDLTQLARVEKLMAEKFSDEHPAWVSVIVVTELSWVLGRTYGYSRMETAVFIRKLLDTASILVEDEILVSLALDLFLESTADFSDCLILARNESRSIAPTHTLDRKAAKLEGFQLL, via the coding sequence ATGGAGGCTCTTGATACCAACATCCTCGTCCGCATCGCCACCCGTGATGACCTGACCCAGCTTGCAAGGGTCGAAAAACTCATGGCGGAAAAATTTTCGGACGAGCATCCCGCTTGGGTCAGCGTCATTGTTGTCACGGAACTCTCCTGGGTTTTGGGGCGGACTTACGGTTACTCCCGCATGGAGACGGCCGTGTTCATCCGCAAACTTCTCGATACCGCCTCCATCCTCGTCGAAGACGAAATTCTCGTCAGCCTGGCCCTCGACCTCTTCCTCGAATCCACCGCCGATTTCTCCGACTGCCTCATCCTCGCCCGGAACGAATCCCGCTCCATCGCCCCCACCCATACCTTGGATCGCAAAGCCGCGAAGCTCGAAGGCTTCCAGCTTCTTTGA